In Oreochromis niloticus isolate F11D_XX linkage group LG12, O_niloticus_UMD_NMBU, whole genome shotgun sequence, the DNA window GGTTATTGTGTGACATGCATAGATTTGACACATTTCTGCACTAACACACTTGGAAACCTCTGGGCCAGGCACGTGGGACACAGAAAAAGGCGTGAGATAAAGATGCATACATCTTAAACTATCAAGTCATGCACTATTGCACTTTATGtcaaaaaagactgaaaagactAAATAGTCATTtcaatatttcacattttatttgagttCAAATAGCGTTTATTGCATGTTATtacattaaatacatttatttattctcttgaAAGATGCATGTCAGCAGGGATTTGGCTCATTACCAACAGGGTAAGTTTTCTGAGTTGAGTTCAGAATGCTTTTACTGAGCTGAGTTGCATTATTGTctctatttattttatatttgtataatattgtatttatttattgtatttatgtaaaataaatggttaatttatagatttttttaaagaataagtGTAGTTTAGTCACCTGACGCTACGTGGCAGCACTGCACCTCGTAGAGTCTGCTGCGCTGAAaaccaatcagaagaagaagaagtttgCCTCGCTTTGATTGGAtgtgaaggatttttttttttttcaagatatGGCTGAAACAACAGGACAAGAAGGAGCTAAAGGTGGACCACATTATACAAAAGAAAGATTAAAATACAGCCCGGAGGAGGAGGCCAGGCTGGAAAGGAAACATTTCTGGAGAATAATTGATGCTTTTAGATATTACAGGTATGTAAAGGTGTTTTGAAATAAAGACAGGCCGCGGGTGTTTTGTGTCAATACATGGCAGTGTTAGCAAATAATAGCACAGAGAAGAACACCAagtctaaagaaaaaaaggcttaaactgtatttaaacGTTAAATAGCGACACCTTCTATTGAAACAACTCTGCTCGCTGCATTTGACCTCTTTTGATCAGCCCTTTCAGCCTTTCACACTGCTCACAACACACTTAAATACAGTGAAAGAGAAGAAAGTGAACCTTGTGCACAGCATGGTTATGATGATCAGTGTAGCTAGTGAGGCCTGGGTCTCAGCTCTGTGTCTTCCTGCCAGGATCCATGTTCAGGAGCAGGTCAAACGCGCGGAGCGTCAGTTTCAGAGTCTTCCGCAGCACCACCAGGATCTGCTGCCGGACGTTTTGTCCAACCTGGCCCGGATCGGCCAGTGTGCGGACCACAACCAGGAGGTGCTGCAGGCCATCGTCCACAACAGTCTCCACATGTTTGAGAACATGGAATACGGAGAGAGGGTAAGACTTAAATCTGCTGTATGAACTGTAGTCACAGATCCAGAGCTGGctatttctacttttttttaaaaaaattgttttgtcTGTTTCCTGTGATTAGTAAGACGAACGTGAGGACAACTATGAAAGAGATGAAGAATAGAAAGGCAGTTTGAGCCAGATGACTTACCTTTGGTGGTATGGAGATGTCTGTGGGAGAGGACAGTGCACTTTTTAACTCAATCTTTTGAGTGAGAGGATGCCTGAGGAATGAAGAAGTCTACTGCTTCTGATTTTCAAGAACAAGCTATGCAGAGCTGTAGCAACTACAGAGAGATAAAGCTGATGAGCCAGGATATTGGAAAGAGTTGTTGAAGCTAGGCTAGGTGTGAAGAGAGGTGATGATCTGTGAGCAGCAGTATGTCTTCATGGTGAAAAAGTGCACTATGGGTACAATGTTTGCTTTGAGCTGTGACGAGTAGCAGACAGGTATGTGAGCCTGGTGCAGGACATGTACGAGGACAGCAAGACAGTGGTGAGGTTGAGGTAAGAGTTAATGATGGGTTGGAGGTAGGCGTGCCTTTTCTTGTTTGCAGTGATGATGAACAGATGAGGTCAACCAGAAGTTTCCATGAGTTATGATTTATTGCAGACTTCactgtgatctgtagtgagagtagagagcctggagaggtggaggtatgctctggagaaaagaggaatgaaagtcagtagaaaAGCAAAGCCGAATACATGTGTGTATGAGAAGGAGTTACCTGGAAAGGTGAATCTGAAAGGAGTAGAGGTAGTgaaggtggatgagtttaaatacctggggtccACCATCCAAAGCAAAGGCAAGTGCAAAAGATACATGGaaaagagagtgcaggcagggtggagtgggtggagatgaggGTCAGGGGTGACCGTAGAACAGCAGCATGAGTGAAAACGAAGGCTTACAAGATAGTAGTGAGTCCTGCTGTTATGTATGGTTTGAGCatggtggcactgacaaaaagacaggaggccaagctggagatgttaagattttcattgggTGTGACCAGAATAGATaggattcatggatgtagtgaaggagacCATGCAGacggttggtgtgacagaggaggatgcttggaatgggatgagatggaggcaCATGATCTTCTGTAGTGACACCTAAAGGGAGCAGATGAAAAAAGACTGTGACTTAATTAtgtctccattctttaagcaggAGGATCCAAGGAAGATTCGTCCATCCTCTACATTTGACATGGACAAACTTAAGTCCACCATAAAACAATTTGTGAGAGACTGGAGTGAGTCAGGCCAGGCTGAGAGGGACTCCTGCTATAAGCCCATCATCCAAGAGATCCAAAGACTTTTCCCAAGTGATCAATAGTAAGGAGCTTACATGGTAAAttggacacacacatgcatgccaATAAAgagaaagtcagtgatgctgaatATGTGCATTCAACTTTTTGTGTGCTATAGTTTCAACATCTTGGTGTGATTATGTGACttacacagttttttttctatgtgatatgtgcattttgtgcattttatTATATCAGTGATGTGTCTAAGGTGAGCGTGCTGGTTCCGGGTGCTGGGCTTGGCCGTCTAGCCTGGGAGATAGCTCGGCTGGGTTACATGTGCCAGGGAAACGAATGGAGCTTCTTCATGCTCTTCTCCTCAAACTTTGTTCTCAATAGGTAACACTTACACAGAAATTCAAAGGCTGAACAGACACATAAACTAATATTTTCTTTTGCGTCTGTAATCGCTACTCTTACTCTCATTGTCAATCTTCACTGTTCTATTCAGGTGTGAAAAGGTGAATGCTCTGACCCTCTACCCCTGGATCCACCAGTTTAGCAACAACAAGCGATCCTCTGACCAAACACGACCAATCAGATTCCCTGATGTCAACCCTCAGAGCTTGTCACTAAATGCAGACTTCTCCATGGTAGCAGGGGACTTTGTGGAGGTCTACAATGAGCCaggtaaataaaatgtatcttTAACCTATGAGATATCTCTAATAAAGGGACCAAGCTTTACTCATGTAGGTCGAAAGTATACGTTTTTACATCTACAAAAAGCACAATATAATTGACTCAAGCTTTTAAATGTGGATGTACCATAAAATATGCTCACTggtcacttcattaggtacactttgCTTCTGCTGGTTCAGATCTTCTCTGCCttcataactgctttaattcttgatggcacagatttaacaaagtgctggaaacaCTGAATACATCTCACTCATGTGCGCCTTAGTAATATTAGTATTAAAAAAACgcataaaagcattaataaaTATTGTGTGTTTCTGGCAGAGTCCTGGGACTGTGTGGCTACCTGCTTCTTCATCGACACGGCTCATAATGTGTTGGAGTATGTGGAAACTATCTGGAAGATTCTTAAGCCTGGTGGAGTTTGGATCAACCTGGGTGAGTGTCTGTATTCAAACTATTAATAACTACTGCAGGTTGCATTCTAAGCAGCTTGTATCTAATTGTGTTGGCTCagacacaaaaataaacatgttgaaAGTCAAGTTTGTGCAGATGGAGAATCCGTAGTTTGCATTACACATGGAAAGTATCCCTGGCTGAAGTAAGCCATATTTAAATTGGCTGTGCTTGGCCCTCGGCAGTGGAGGAACTCTGAAAGTGAAGAGAAGTCAGTCTCACTGGATCCTCATTAAGCTAAGCCAGTTATAATTGCTGCATTTTATCATTTCCTCCCCATTAAGGCTTTATTAGatcttcttcactcactgtaATATCTTTTTATAGGGCTGCATTTTGTTCACATTAGTAATTATTTAtgtttgacttgttttttttgagaaaaaatGAGCCATAACAATAAATAGAGGGGATCTTTgtacttcagtttttttctttttcagagttTTAAAGTAAATTGTTTTGATTGAATAGAAAGGAAACATGAGTCTTACTTTCACATGGATGAGATTTTCTCCTCTTAAGTCGGTGAACTTAACAGTGTAAATgttctttaatatttttaaggtcCACTGTTGTATCACTTTGAGAACATGGCCAACGAGCTCTCAGTTGAGCTTAGCTACGAAGACATTAGGACAGCGATGGTCAGATTTGGCTTCCACATCGAGGTAACCCGAAGGCCTAATATTACCGCCTCAGCCATACGCTTGTCTGAAACCTTGTTcgagaagtaaaatcaaatcaaaattccTCCCGCAGGTGGAGAAGGAGTCAATGCAGACCACCTACACAGAGAACGACCGGTCGATGCTGAGATACGTTTACGACTGTGTCTACTTTGTTGTACGGAAGCCTGCAGAGCTGCAGTACTTCAACGGTCAAAACGAAGACCACCTACAAAACTCTCCACCAGCTGCTAAGTCGCCACGCCGAGAGGGTCCCGACAGCCCGACGTGACAAGATGTCTTTTGACAAAAAGAAGTGAAAGCATAAGAGCACAATCCTTGGCTGAGAAATGACAACAAAGGAAAAGGAACATTTTCCTTTTGGCcagatatatttttaaaaatgtctgccCGAATCCACAAGACCTTGAAGTGGCTCAAAATGGGCAATGTAATATGAAGTGAGGTGATGTGATATGAAGTAATGTGATCTGTACCATCTGAACAAAAGTCAAAGTACTGGGTCTGAGATGAATCACTTACCATTGGCTGctactttgtgtttgtggtttGTGTGTCAGCTGCTGGCCACGAAGACcatcattttgtttttaggccccgtgtgtgcatgtgataGGAGAATGTGATGTGAATGCCTGCTTTTGaaatctttccttttttttcttttttacttttttcttttatgtgcCAATAACTACATCtgctaatatttttttatattgtttgttttggaCTGTCAtcacactttgaaataaagctgcacattttaaaaatgtgattctCCAGTTTTACTGAAACACATTTTCACCAAGATAACAGAAAAGACGGCAACAGGTCGATGATATCTAGAATCTCAATATACAAGTATCATCTTGTGAATGTtgccaataaaaacaaaggatTTGAAGAATCATTTTTTATGAAAGTT includes these proteins:
- the carnmt1 gene encoding carnosine N-methyltransferase isoform X1 produces the protein MHVSRDLAHYQQDMAETTGQEGAKGGPHYTKERLKYSPEEEARLERKHFWRIIDAFRYYRIHVQEQVKRAERQFQSLPQHHQDLLPDVLSNLARIGQCADHNQEVLQAIVHNSLHMFENMEYGERQEDPRKIRPSSTFDMDKLKSTIKQFVRDWSESGQAERDSCYKPIIQEIQRLFPSDQYDVSKVSVLVPGAGLGRLAWEIARLGYMCQGNEWSFFMLFSSNFVLNRCEKVNALTLYPWIHQFSNNKRSSDQTRPIRFPDVNPQSLSLNADFSMVAGDFVEVYNEPESWDCVATCFFIDTAHNVLEYVETIWKILKPGGVWINLGPLLYHFENMANELSVELSYEDIRTAMVRFGFHIEVEKESMQTTYTENDRSMLRYVYDCVYFVVRKPAELQYFNGQNEDHLQNSPPAAKSPRREGPDSPT
- the carnmt1 gene encoding carnosine N-methyltransferase isoform X2, which translates into the protein MHVSRDLAHYQQDMAETTGQEGAKGGPHYTKERLKYSPEEEARLERKHFWRIIDAFRYYRIHVQEQVKRAERQFQSLPQHHQDLLPDVLSNLARIGQCADHNQEVLQAIVHNSLHMFENMEYGEREDPRKIRPSSTFDMDKLKSTIKQFVRDWSESGQAERDSCYKPIIQEIQRLFPSDQYDVSKVSVLVPGAGLGRLAWEIARLGYMCQGNEWSFFMLFSSNFVLNRCEKVNALTLYPWIHQFSNNKRSSDQTRPIRFPDVNPQSLSLNADFSMVAGDFVEVYNEPESWDCVATCFFIDTAHNVLEYVETIWKILKPGGVWINLGPLLYHFENMANELSVELSYEDIRTAMVRFGFHIEVEKESMQTTYTENDRSMLRYVYDCVYFVVRKPAELQYFNGQNEDHLQNSPPAAKSPRREGPDSPT